The Streptomyces capitiformicae genome contains the following window.
TCCTTGTAGGCACTTTCGGCCTTCTCGTCCGATTCGTGAATCTCGTACGAGATGTCGAGCCAGCGGTAGTCGTAGCCCTTGAGTGCGTTCCAGGAGCAGGTGCGGCGTACGGACTCGTCGGTCGACGCGATCTCCTTGCCGGCTGTCTTCGCGCCCGGGACAAGGGATTTGACCGTTTTCGTCGAGACGCCGCCGCAGGGCGAGGGTGCCTTGGTGAATGTCTTGGTCGCCGCCGACGTCGCCGGGGCCGACTCGGAGGTGGAGGCGGGCTCGGCCTTGGACTCCTGTGCGGAGTTCTCCTTGGCCGGGCTCGCGGCGAACGGACCGGACGACAACGCCCAGCCGCCGACGGCGATTACGGCGACCGGCAGCAGACGCGCGGTGAGGGCGAGCGGCAGAGGGAGATCACGCACAGCGCACTTCTCGGGTTCGAGGCGGCGGTACCGCCGGGCGGTGGGTACGCCAGTGTCACACGACTCCCTGTGGGGCGAAAGTGCGAACCCGTGGATGGCTCCCGTTTTGCGGAGTTCGCTAATTAGGGTGATGTGTGCGAGGAATTGCGGCATTCGGGGGTGGATTGCGGTAGACCGGGTGCGGCGATCATGCTGCAGGCACGATGTTCATGGAGAACCGATGAGCGCTCAGACGCATATGTATGCCGTCTCCGACCCCGAAGCAGCACTCAAGTACGCGATTCAGTACATCGAGGGCGAACGGGCGCAGATCATCGAGGGCATCATCCAGCCGGTCATCCCCTCCTGGGACCACGAAGGCGTCGCGTACCAGGTCTACGAGCAACTCGGCCCCGCGCTCCGCAGACTGGGCTGCCAGGTCGGCTCCGGCAATCTGGACCTGCCGGGGACGAGCAACTGGTACATCCCGGATCTGGCCGTCGTCCCGAAAGAACTCACCAAGGGCGCGTACGCCCTCGTCCCCGACCAGACGCTGCTGATCGTCGAGGTCACCTCGGAGGCGAACGGCGACACGGACCGCACCGTCAAACGGAAGCGCTACGCCGAGTACGGCGCCCCGCTCTACCTGCTCGTCGACCGCCAGGAGCGGTCCTGCACGCTCTACGCCAGCCCCGGCCGCCTCGGGTACACGGAGGTCAAGGGCCCGCTGCAGTTCGGAGCCCCCGTTCCCCTCCCCGAACCGTTCGCCCTGGAACTCGACACTTCGGAGTTCTGACACCGGACGGTTAACCGGTTGCAGCGCTCTTCGCGCGATCAGCACCCTGGACGCATGACTCAGTCACCGTCTGCCACCGAGCCCCAACTCCCTTCCGTGCGCGAGGAGATCCTCGCCTACTACGAGCAGGACAAGGAGGACGCCCGCCTCAGAGAAGGCGCCGGGCGGCTGGAGTTCTGGCGTACCCAGGAGATTCTGCGACGTTTGCTTCCCGGGGCTCCTGCGCGTGTGCTCGACGTCGGCGGGGGCACGGGCGTCCACGCGGAGTGGCTGGCGGGGGACGGGTACGAGGTCGAGGTCGTCGACCCCGTACCGATGCACGTCGAGCGGGCCGGCAGGCTGCCCGGGGTCACCGCCCGGCAGGGGGACGCCCGCGCGCTGCCCGCCGAGGACGCCGCGTACGACGTCGTGCTCCTCCTCGGGCCGCTCTATCACCTGCCCGAACGCCCGGACCGGGTACGGGCCCTGGCCGAGGCGCACCGGGCCGTCCGCCCGGGTGGGGTCGTCGTCGCGGCCACGATCAACCGGTTCGCGGGGCTCAACGACACGCTGGTGCAAGGGAACTACTTCCTGCCGGAACGCCGCACCCGCGTCGACGAGGTCTCGGCCGACGGCAGGCACAGGTACTCGCTCGAAGACCCGCACTTCACCACCGCCTACTTCGCCGACCCGGCCGAGGTGCCCGGCGAGTTCACCGAGGCGGGGCTCGTGTGCGAGGGCCGGTACGGCGTCGAGGGTGTGGCCTGGCTGATGGGCGGGGTGGAGGAGTGGCTGGACGACCCGGAGCACAGGGAGGCCGTCCTGGCGGCGACCCGGCGCATCGAGTCGGAGCCCTCGCTGCTGGGGGCGAGCGGGCATCTGCTGACCACAGGACGACGGCTTCCCTGACCTGGGAGCGGTCTGCGCGCGACCTGCCTCCTGACCGCGGCTTCCTGGCCGCCGCGCACCGGTACGCCACCACGACCGGACGGGGGTACGGGCTGCCCTCTTCGGCTGACGGAGCCCAGCAGCAGGCCTTCCGGGGCCGGCTGGTTGCCCTGCGCTGTTGCCGGCGCGGCTGACCGTCACTCGGAAACGTGCTTACGCCGCTGTCGCTCGGTGAGCCATGACGCGGTGAAGAACACCGGCAGGGCGATCCCGATCAGCAGCGCGGAGCCGGTGAACGCGCTTGCCAGAAAGCGGCGGTCCAGGCGCGCCCCCGTGGTAGTAGCCGACCACCACGGCCATCAGCAGCATGTATCCGCCGATGGCGGTGCCGAGCACTTGGCGGATCAGGCCGGGCCATCCGGGCCTGGTCGCGCCGGGAGCGAGTTGTTTCGCGAGCCGGCGTTCCGGCTTGCCGGCCGCCTCCTTGGGGCCGGGGCTCTGCCGGCGAAGGAGGAGCAGGCCAAGGGCGAGGTATCCCATGACCAGCAGGTAGCCGGTCAGCATGATCCCGATGTTCAGAGGGAGGGGAAGCACGGTACGGCGCTACGTCCGGCGGAACGCCGTCATGGTGCGTCCCGGAGCAGGAAGTGCCAGCCGCGGACGAAGGTGTGCCAGCCGAACCACAGCCACAGCGCGAACAGCGCCCATCGCCCGAACGGGTAGCGCATCACCGCACGCAGGGCGTCGCTGAGGGTGGGGAAACCGTCACCTGTTCGGACGAGGGCCAAGCCCTCCCACGCGAACAGGGCGCCGAACAGCACCGCCCAGACGAGATACCCGATCACCGGATGCTCCGTCACCGCGATCTCCACTCTCATGTGCGCCGACTGGCTGTCACAGGACAGCTGGGGCAATCATGCGTCACGATGCGGACGAAACGTCGGATACACGGATAATTCCGGCGGCTTGTTGTCTCCATCCTGGACCGAGGCACTCCCATCTCGCTGTTCCCTCCCGGTCGTCGCCACCCGCGCCCTGAAAGCGGTCTGGTTCCAGAAGTGGTTCGTGCACCGGCGGTTGCGGCCGGAGGAGTTCGGTGGCCGCATGGCCTGGCTGCTGTCGACCCCCACGGCGTCCTTTCCGAGCCGTACGAGATCCGCGACGGCGCGGCCGGCGCCGCACCCGATGTCCGCTCCCCTGCCCTCGGCGGCCTCCAGGGCGCGGTAGGTGACCTCCCGCACGGTGCGGCCGCTCTCGCTCTCCTCCATCTTCCGCAGATAGACGATGGAGTCCTCGGGAACGCCGGACGAGTCGACGTCGTGGAAGCGTGCGGCAAGGTTTTCGGCCGTGTGTGGTCCGGTGGTGTCCACGTGCTGCTGTCTCCCGTCCGGGGTGCCTGATGCTTCAGCGTGGGTGGAGCTCGTCTATGAGCCAAATCGCCTTATCCGTACGGGGATTGACGGTGAGTCCGGAGGGCTGGACCCATTCCACCGTCAGCCGGTTGATCAACCCCGCCTCGACGTGTTCGGCGAACATCGGACGGATCTCGTCGAGCCGGGCGGCGATGGCCTTGCCCGCCGTGTCCCCGTCCCCCGGGTCGCCCGCGATCCGGAGGACGAGTTCGTCCCTGGCGTCCTTGCGGCGCTGCACCACCTGCATACCGACGAAGGACTCGGCCCTGGGCCACGTGCTGCACGAGGGCGCGAAGGTCCTCCAGCTACAGGGTGATGGGGGCCACCCGGGCGCCCTCGTCGGAGCGGCCGAGCAGTCCGAACCGCCCGGCCCCGCGGTCCACCCACCCCCCGCGGCTGTTGGTCAATTGAGCCCGTCTTGCCCTGAGGCCGCTGGAGGTCCGCCCCGGCGCCTCCGCCGCCGGGGCGGTGGTCACCGGGCCCCGCACCCGGACCTGCCGCCCCAACGCGGGCCAGTAAGGGCGGGAAGGTTTCGAACCCACGCGACTTCGGGGCGTTTCGGGAGAGTATCGGGCCCCCGGCAAGGCGTCGCGCCAGTAGGCCCACATCATTCTCCGCACCGGCTCACCGGGGCGATCCCGTCGGCGGGGCGAGGCGGTGGGCGGGCAAGGTGGCGGTGGGCATCGGGAGGCTGTCGTGTGCGGCGCGGCGGAGGTGTCGCACATACTGCTCCCGCGGTACGAGAATGCCGCCCAGATCGCGGACGTGCGGGCTGTCCCGCTGTGCGTCCAGCAGCTCGCCGCCGGCCTGTGCGAAGCGCGCCGCGAGGTCGGTCACCGCGACCTTCGAGGCACCGGGACGGTGGAAGAACATCGAGTCCATGCTGAAGACAGATCCGACCCGCAGGCCGAAGACACCGCCGACCAGATCGCCGTCCTCCCACACCTCGACGCTGTGCGCATGACCCAGCTCATACAGGCGGACCAGGCTTGCGATCAGCTCGTCGGTGAGCCACAGGGGGACACGGCCGGCGCGGCATTCGCGGACGACCTCCTCGAACCGCCGGTCCAGGCTGGTCGACCACGACAGCCGGTTGCGCAGCCGCCGGGCGAGGCTCCGGCTGAGGTGCGTGGCTGGGACGGGCAGCACCGGCCTGGGGTCGGGCGACCACCAGGAGACGGCGTAGGGATCGGCCGAACCCTCGCCCATCAGCCGGATGCGGCCCTCCTGGACCTGATCGGCGAAGACCACCTCGTTGAGGGCGCGGGTGTACTCGTCGGATGCCGGGAACGGATAGACCCCGGCGCGGTACGCCGCCAGGAGCCCGGCGGGACTGAGGTCGGCGCCGAAGGCCACCGGACCGTCGGGCGGCCCTTCCAGCACGTCCAGCGCCTCCCAGCAAGGGCATCGGCTCACCATCGTGCCGTCCCTTGCCCTTGGCTCTTCACCGACCTGACGCCGTCGGTCTGTTGGAGGAAGTCGATGTAGCGGTCCATCATCTCCGCGTCCACCGGCGGAATGTCGATTCCGGCGTTCACCAGCGCCCGTTCCGCGTTGCCGCGGGTGAACTCCGTGAAAACGCCCTGAAAGTACATCTCGCTCACGGTGATGTCGGCGCGCGCGCACCGGTCGACGAAGAGCGGGACGAACGGGGTGATCGGGTCGGTGGGGTGCCCGGCCGCGTACCTCACCAGAGCGGCGATCCACTCGGCGTACGGGATCTCCTGGATTGGGTACTCCCGTCGGCGCAGGCGCTCGGCGAGCGAATTCAGCAGCGTGGGCCGGGGGTTGGTGAGGTGGTAGACCTCGCCGTGAGCGGGCCCGCTGGTGGAGATGTGTCCGATGGCGCGGGCGAGGTGGTCGGCGGGCAGGAAGTCCAGCGGCAGCCGGACGTCGGGGCACAACCCGGTCCGCGCGATGAAGTCGAAGAGGGCGGCCAGCTCGCTGCTGGTGTTCATCACGCCGGTTCCGCTTCTGCCCGTGACGTCCATCAGGCGGTAGACGGCGACTGGCAGGCCCGCGTCGGACGCCCTCTTCAACAGCGCCTCGGCGACCCATTTGGTCTCCACGTATCCCACGGACAGATAATCGGGGAAGCGCAGCGGCGTGTTCTCCGTCACCTTGCGCACCCCGGCCGGCCCGAATCCCGCGAGCACCGCCATGCTGGAGGTGAAGTGGACGGGGACGGCCCGGTCGGCGGCGAGGCGGATGATCTCGTATGTTCCGTCTACGTTGGCCGAGCGCAACTCGTGGTACGGGTAGATGAAGTTGACCTGGCCGCCGAAGTGGTAGATGGCGTCGATGGTCGATCCCAGCTCCTCGAACCGGCTGGGGGACAGCCCCAGTTCGGGCTTGCCCAGGTCGCCGACGACCGGCTGGACGCGCGAGCTGGACAGATCGCTGAGGACGTACCGCTGGTGGCTCGCGCGGATCCGCTCCATGCCGTGCTGGTCGTCGGAGGCCCTGACCAGGCAAAGGATCCGCCCCGTCGTCCTGCGCAGCAGCTCGTCGATCATGTGCGCGCCGCAGAACCCCGTCGCCCCGGTGAGGAGGACGTCGCCGGGGCGACGGGGATCCGGAGCCGGCGCGTCTCCGTCCACTGCCGGAACGCGCCGATCGGTCTCGGCGGCGAAGTCGACGCTCCCGCCGTCCGGATGGGCCAGTGTGCCCGCACGTGCCTGGCGTACGGACTCGGCGAACGCGGCGAGCGTCGGATACCGCAGCAGGGAACGGGTCAGGTCGCGGATCTGCGTGACCCCGATGCCGAACACGACGCGGGTCCGGGCGAGCATCTCCATGGCCAGCAGCGAGTTGCCGCCCAGCTCGAAGAAGTCGTCGTGCGGACGGACGTAGTCCACATCCAGGATCTGGCCCCACAACTGGGCCATCCCCTGCGGCACCGGACGGTCGTCGGCGCCGGTCGTCGGCGACGCCGCGGTCACGGGTTCCGGCATGGCCTTGCGGTCGAGCTTTCCGCCGGGCGTGACGGGCAGCCGCTCCACCGCGTGGAAGGCCGCCGGGATCATGTAGCCCGGCAGGACCTCGGCGAGTGCCGACCGCATCCGTGCGTGCAGCACCGCCTCGCCGCCGGTGGGCGGCGAGGTCGGCGTGAAGTACGCGACGAGGTCCCGGTCGCCGCCGGAGCGCGTGCGGGCCACCACCATCGCCTGGCCGATCTCCGGGTGGGAGGCGAGCGCGGCCTCGACCTCGGCCGGGTCGACCCGGAACCCGCGGATCTTCATCTGGTCGTCGGCCCGGCCCAGCACTTCCAGGTTGCCGTCCGAGCGCCGACGGCCCAGATCCCCGGTGCGATACATCCGGTCCCCCGGCGCCGAGCCGTGCGGGTCGGGCAGGAACTGCTGTGCGGTCAGGGCGGGTTGCCGCCAGATACCGCGCGCCAGCCCCGGCCCGCCGATGTAGATCTCGCCGCGCTCGCCCGGCGGCACCGGGCGCAGTTCGGCGTCGAGCACGTGGAGGTGATTCCCCTCCAGGGGTCTGCCGATCGGGGCGACGGCGGTGTCCGGCGCGGCGAGCACTTCTTCGTTGAGGTCGCAGAGCGTGGAGGTGATGGTGGTCTCGGTGAGCCCGTAGGCGTTGACAAGCCGCGCGCCGGGGATCCGGCGCAGAATGGCACGGCAGTCCTTCGTGGTGATGACCTCGCCGCCGACGATGACGAGTCTCAGTGACGCGAGGCTCTCGTCGCGGTCCGGGACGGAGAGGATCCGATGCCAGTAGGCGGGGGTCAGGTCGGCGACGGTGATTCCGTGCTCCGGGAGTCGGTTCAGCAGGTCGGTGGGCGCCCATGTATGGGTTCCCGCGAGGACGAGTGTCGCGCCGCTGATCAACGGGGCGAAGATCTGCTCCAGCGAGGTGTCGAAACCGAGCGCCGCGGCGTGCAGCACCCGGTCGTCGGGCGTCAGTTCGTAGGCGCGGGCCACCGCTGTGAGGGAGTGGGCCAGCGACCCGTGGGTGATCATCACTCCCTTGGGAGGTCCGGTGGATCCGGAGGTGTAGATCACGTAGGCGAGGTCGTCCGGCCGGGGGGCCGGCCTAGGTCCCCCCGGCGGCGCCTGAATGGCCGGTTCCCCGGCGTGGACGATCCGCGCCTCGCACCCGGCGAACATCGGCGCGTGCTCGCGGCTCGAGACGATGAGGCGTGAACCGGTCTCCCCGACCAGTCCGGCCAACCGTTGCCGCGGAGTCGCCGGGTCGAGGGGCAGGAACGCGCCGCCGGAGCTCAGCACCGCCAGCAGCGCGACGACCAGCTCGGGCACGCGGTCCAGGCATACGGTGACGACGGACTCCGCGTCGACGCCCGACTCCCGCAGTTGGTGAGCGAGCCGGTCGGCGCGGCCGGTCAGCTCGGCGTAGCTGAGCCGGCCCTCGTCCGAGATCACCGCGAGCGCGGACGGCGTACGCCGTGCCCGCTCCCGGACCAGCTCGGGCACGGTGCTCGGCCCGGATTCCGGGGACCACCGCTCCGTACGGGCGCTCGCGGGCCGCATGTCGGTCCACAGGCGCTCCACCAAGTGCCCGCACCACCCGGCGCCCTCCGGTCCGCCGATCCGACGCCACCCGGCCGGAATCCGGCGATCGGCGGGCCAGATCGCGTACTGCTCCCCGTCGTTGCGCAACACGACGCACAGCGCGGCCGACTCTGTCGGCGGGTGATCACGTTCCGTCACCTTGGGTCTCCCGCCTGGCGCGGAGTCCCCCTGAGCACGACCCGCACCCCTCGCGGGGGAAGGCCGCCGCCATTACTGCTGCCCTTCCGTGGGTGTCCCGGCCAATCCGGCCATGCGGCCGAGCGGCGGCGCCAGGACGAGGTGCTTCGCCTCCTCGGCGCCGACCGGTTCGGCGAAGAGATACCCCTGGCCGAACGGGCAGCCCATGGAGATCAGTGACTCTTGCTGCCGCACGTCCTCCACTCCTTCGGCGATCACGGTGAGACCGAGGGTGTCCGCGAGATGCGTGATGCCCTCGACCAGGGCGTACTGTTCGGGCGAGCGCCCGAGTTTGTCGACGAACGACTTGTCGATCTTGAGTATCGAGATGGGGAACTCACGCAGATAGCTCAGCGACGAGTAGCCCGTTCCGAAATCGTCGATCGCGATACGGATACCGAGGTCGGTGAGCGCACTCATCTCGGCCAATATACGTTCGTCGTTGTACATCAGCACACTCTCGGTCAGTTCCAGTACGAGGGACGAGGGCTCGATGCCGGAGAGATCCAGAGCGCGTCGGATCACGTTGTAGAACTCCTCGTCCCGGAACTGACGCGGCGACACGTTCACGCTGACGTAAGGCGTGTTGCGGTCGGCGGTCCCGCCGCGCAGCACGAACTCCTCCCACCGGACCGCCTCGGCCGCGGCTTGGTCAAGCACCCAGGCGCCCAGCGGGACGATCTGCCCGCTCTCCTCGGCCAGCGTGATGAACTGCTCCGGCAGCACCATGCCGCGCGCGGAGTGAGGCCAGCGAACGAGCGCCTCGAAGCCGGCGATCCGCCCGCTGGCCAACTCCACGATGGGCTGGTAGAGCACCATGAACGACGTCTCGATCGACGAACTGTCCAGGCCCTCCTGCAACTTGGCACGCTCGGCCATGCCGCTCTGCAGAGCCGGGTGGTAGCGGCGCCACTGGCGCTTGCCCGCCGTCTTCGCCGCGTACAGCGCGAGATCGGCGTGCGTCAGCAGTTCGACCGAGTCGATGCTGTCCTCCGTCGTCGCGACGCCGACGCTGGCGTACGTGCTCAGCGGTCCCACACTGAGCCGGAACGGCTCGGCGAACGCGGTCATCACATGTTCGGTGAACCGCTCCACACCCGTCGGTGTGGCGGAGCCCTCCACCAGCAGGGCGAACTCGTCGCCGCCTATGCGCGCGGCGGTGTCGGAGGCACGGACGGTGGTCTGCAGCCGGAGTGACAGCGCGACCAGGAGTTCGTCGCCCACACTGTGGCCGTGTATGTCGTTGACGACCTTGAAGTCGTCGACGTCGACGAAGAGCACACCGACGACCGTGCCGTCGCGCTGAGCCTGCACCAGGGCGTGGTTGACCCGTTCCTGGAAGAGCAGGCGGTTGGCCAGGCCGGTGAGGGAGTCGTGGAACGCCTGGTGGGTGAGTTCGCGTTCGAGCTTGCGCTGTTCGGTCACGTCCCGCAGGGTGAGCACCACCCCGCCGACGGTCGCCTCCTCGCGCAGGTCGCTCCACCTCACCTCGACTTCGATGGAGCCCCGGTCGGCGCGGATCATGCGCCAGTGCTCGCGCCTGGTCTGGTACTCGCGGCTCCGTATCCGGCCGAGTGTCTCGACGACCGCGAGGCTGTCCTGCGGCGGCACCAGATCGATGAGGTGGGTGCCCTCCAGGTTCGTGAATCCGAGCACCTGCTCGGCGGAGGGGCTGGCGTAACGGACTCGGTCGTCGTCGAGGATCAGGATCACGTCCGAGGCGTTCTGCACCAGTGTGCGGAAGTACATCTCGCTGTTGCGCCGGTTGACCTCCTGGGCGAGGGCGACCCGCGCCACGGCAAGTGCCGTCTGCGCGGCGAGAGTCGCGAGCGTTTCGCGGAGCATGAGCAGCTCCCGCTCGTCCCCGATCACGATCAGCGCCCCGATCAGCGGATCGCCGGAGGGGTGATCCTGAGAGGTGAGCGGGCAGACCAGCGCATGCCCGGTGTGTGTCGGCCCCTCGTCCTGACCTGTGAGGTGGGCGGCGAGATCGGGCCCCACTCCGTCGAGGGTCACCAGGCGGTTCTCGCCGGACGCGATCAGTTCCCGTACGGCTGCCGTTCCCCGCGGGGACAGGGGCCCGCGTATGCCGCCGTGCGCCCCGTTCACCCAGAGCGTGTTGTCCGGCACGGTGAGCAGCGCGGAACGCGGCGGGGTGTCCGGCATCAACTCCGTCACCGCGGAGTTGACGGCGGAGGCCGCATCCCGCAGATCGCCCGCTCCACCCAGCGATGACACCGCGTCGCGCAGCGTCTTCTCCCGGCCGACCGCCTGCTGGTGGGTCGCCACAACGCCCGCCAGGCGGTAGAGCACCAGGAGGAAGAGCACCGCGGAGAACACCCCGATGACGCCGACTTCGGAGCGCACCCCGCGCACCGCCTCCGTCAGGAGGATGGCCGGTGCGATCAATGACGCCAGGGTGAGCAGGGTCAGCCGGCTCGTGGCGGACTCGGCGCGCCATGCCACCGGCTGGGTCAGCGAGCGCATGGACGGATCGAGCGCGGCGGCCGCCCAGGCTCCGTACAGGACGGCCCAGCCGAGATCGACCGCGGTACCCGTGCGCCACGTCCCGTTCAGTTGGATCAGGCCGTAAGCCACGTCGGCGGCGAGCAGGCCGACGGTACCCGCGGTGAGCAGCATGAGCGAGCGGCTCTTGCCGCCACGGCCGACGAGCAGGCGCAGCAGCATCGCCAGTACGAGGATGTCGCCGAGTGGATAGGCGATGGAGAACGCCTTCTGAACCCAGGTGAGACCCGCGACGCGGGCGTACGGATCGATGAGGAAGAGCCACGACAGCAGCGCCAGGCCGACGGTCAGCGTCAGCGCGTCGACGAGGCTGGCGCGGTCGCGCCAACCTGTGCGCCAGTGCACGAAGCCCAGCAGCCCGGCCGCATACAGCGGATATGCCGCGAGATAAAAGCCGTCGGCGATCGAGGGGAACGGGACTTCCTCGTCGAGTAACTGGATGAGGATGATCTGGGTGGCCTGGCCCGCGGCGAAGGCGAAGTTTCCCGCGGCGAGAAACAGCCAGGGGAGTCGATGCGCGGGGCGGTGGAGAAGGATACCCAGGACAATACCGATGACCCCGATGGCTCCAAGGGCGACAAAGATCAGCCGCTGTTCCGGAACCATGTAGTAGACCGCGGTCAGCACGACGATGCATGCGCTGACAACAGCCATCGCGATCTGGCTTCGCAGTCGCGCGTTCATCCCCAACCAACCTCCTGGGAGGGTCGTTTGTCGGGCGAAGCGAGCTGGGCGAACGGCCGGTGTCCGGCGACGTGTCTTCCATCAAGCTAGCTCGGCTCGTTATTTCCCGCATGTGCGGGAAGAGATAACGCGGTGCGTCGCAGGATGCCGCGCCATGCGTGAAAATAGAGACACTGAAATCGGGGACGTGAAATTGGAGGACGCGGAAACCGGACCGTCTCCGCCCAGCGACGATCGGCTCCTGACGGAGCGTGGAGCACCATGCTCTCCGATTACCGCCGGATCTTCTCTCCTGCAGGCAGTCTGCTTTTCTCCACCGCGGGCTTCGTTTCACGCCTTCCGCAGTCGATGATCGGCGTCGGCATCGTCACCATGCTGTCGCAGCTCGGCGGTGAGTACCTGCTCGCCGGCTCGGTCTCCGCCACGCAGGCGCTCGCCGCCGCGGCGATCGGACCGCAGATCTCCCGACTGGTCGACCGGCATGGGCAGCGCCGGGTCGTCCTCCCGGCGACGGCCGTGACGGTCGCCGCCATCTGCGCGCTGCTGCTGTGCGCCCGGTACGCCGCCCCCGACTGGACGCTGTACGTGGCGGCGGCGCTGGCGGGCTGCATGCCCAGCATGGGCGCGCTCGTCAGGTCCCGCTGGGCGGAGCTTCACCGGAAGTCACCGCGGCTGCTGCACACCGCGTACTCGCTGGAGTCGGTGCTCGACGAGGTGGTCTACGTCGTCGGCCCGGCCCTGGCGATCACGCTGTCGACCAGCGTCTTCGCCGAGGCCGGACCGCTGACGGCCGCGGTCCTGCTCGCCGGCGGCGTCCTGCTGTTCGCCGCCCAGCGGCGTACGGAACCGCCGGTGCACCCCGCCCTGGAACGCGCCGGGGGCTCCGCGCTGCGCATCCCGGGGCTCGGCCTGTTGGTGCTGACGCTGACGTCGGTGGGCGCGTCCTACGGTTCGGTGGAGGTCGCTACGGTGGCGTACGCCGGCGCACACGACCACAAGGCGCTCTCCGGCCTGCTGCTGGGTGTGTACGCGCTCGGCTCGGGCCTGGCGGGCGCGGTCTTCGGCGCGATGAGGCCGCGGGGGGTGATCACGCGGCGGCTGCTGCTCAGCGTCTGGGCGATGGCGGTGACGATGGCACCGCTGTTGTTCGAGCCGAGTCTCGCGGTGCTGGCGGGGGTGCTCTTTG
Protein-coding sequences here:
- a CDS encoding MFS transporter, whose translation is MLSDYRRIFSPAGSLLFSTAGFVSRLPQSMIGVGIVTMLSQLGGEYLLAGSVSATQALAAAAIGPQISRLVDRHGQRRVVLPATAVTVAAICALLLCARYAAPDWTLYVAAALAGCMPSMGALVRSRWAELHRKSPRLLHTAYSLESVLDEVVYVVGPALAITLSTSVFAEAGPLTAAVLLAGGVLLFAAQRRTEPPVHPALERAGGSALRIPGLGLLVLTLTSVGASYGSVEVATVAYAGAHDHKALSGLLLGVYALGSGLAGAVFGAMRPRGVITRRLLLSVWAMAVTMAPLLFEPSLAVLAGVLFVAGMSVAPTLITTMGLVGRLAPAAQLTESITWVVSGLSVGVALGYATSGWLIDAAGAAAGYWVPCAAALLAASTVSLALPRLTRADAR
- a CDS encoding putative bifunctional diguanylate cyclase/phosphodiesterase; this translates as MNARLRSQIAMAVVSACIVVLTAVYYMVPEQRLIFVALGAIGVIGIVLGILLHRPAHRLPWLFLAAGNFAFAAGQATQIILIQLLDEEVPFPSIADGFYLAAYPLYAAGLLGFVHWRTGWRDRASLVDALTLTVGLALLSWLFLIDPYARVAGLTWVQKAFSIAYPLGDILVLAMLLRLLVGRGGKSRSLMLLTAGTVGLLAADVAYGLIQLNGTWRTGTAVDLGWAVLYGAWAAAALDPSMRSLTQPVAWRAESATSRLTLLTLASLIAPAILLTEAVRGVRSEVGVIGVFSAVLFLLVLYRLAGVVATHQQAVGREKTLRDAVSSLGGAGDLRDAASAVNSAVTELMPDTPPRSALLTVPDNTLWVNGAHGGIRGPLSPRGTAAVRELIASGENRLVTLDGVGPDLAAHLTGQDEGPTHTGHALVCPLTSQDHPSGDPLIGALIVIGDERELLMLRETLATLAAQTALAVARVALAQEVNRRNSEMYFRTLVQNASDVILILDDDRVRYASPSAEQVLGFTNLEGTHLIDLVPPQDSLAVVETLGRIRSREYQTRREHWRMIRADRGSIEVEVRWSDLREEATVGGVVLTLRDVTEQRKLERELTHQAFHDSLTGLANRLLFQERVNHALVQAQRDGTVVGVLFVDVDDFKVVNDIHGHSVGDELLVALSLRLQTTVRASDTAARIGGDEFALLVEGSATPTGVERFTEHVMTAFAEPFRLSVGPLSTYASVGVATTEDSIDSVELLTHADLALYAAKTAGKRQWRRYHPALQSGMAERAKLQEGLDSSSIETSFMVLYQPIVELASGRIAGFEALVRWPHSARGMVLPEQFITLAEESGQIVPLGAWVLDQAAAEAVRWEEFVLRGGTADRNTPYVSVNVSPRQFRDEEFYNVIRRALDLSGIEPSSLVLELTESVLMYNDERILAEMSALTDLGIRIAIDDFGTGYSSLSYLREFPISILKIDKSFVDKLGRSPEQYALVEGITHLADTLGLTVIAEGVEDVRQQESLISMGCPFGQGYLFAEPVGAEEAKHLVLAPPLGRMAGLAGTPTEGQQ